In Mycolicibacterium phocaicum, one DNA window encodes the following:
- a CDS encoding MgtC/SapB family protein has product MTWQQTEPFLVALAIGLLIGLERERSHARSLPAGSRSFALLSLAGAVAASFGQWAVAAVFVGVGALIALAYFRTSQDDPGTTTEAAALVAYLLGALAYSRPALAVALAVIVAALLVSKTRIHRFARDIITEVELEDAIKFLVVAFVILPLLPDRGLGPYGILNPEKVWLLVVLLTGIGWVGYIGVRALGPERGLLITGIAGGFVSATATTASMARLSRTTPSVRAPLASALLASLATFVQLLVVIGVVDAHVLQRLWPPVAAGALVLVAIAAVVYRGAARRTADTEPPEHEAGATPTSRPFALRPALILAAVLTLALLVGRWGADVLGAGGTVLAAFAAGLADAHAGAVAAASLAAKGDVTVDTALLAIAAALGSNLIVKTVLAFTAGGRRFGLRFLAGMTPPAVVFGIVLALTMS; this is encoded by the coding sequence ATGACCTGGCAGCAGACCGAGCCCTTCCTCGTGGCACTGGCCATCGGGCTCCTGATCGGACTGGAGCGCGAACGCAGTCACGCCCGCTCACTCCCCGCCGGATCGCGCTCGTTTGCGCTGCTGTCGCTGGCCGGCGCCGTCGCCGCAAGTTTCGGCCAATGGGCCGTCGCCGCGGTTTTCGTCGGCGTCGGCGCACTCATCGCACTTGCTTACTTCCGCACCAGCCAGGACGACCCCGGCACCACCACAGAGGCGGCTGCGCTCGTCGCGTATCTACTTGGCGCGCTGGCCTATTCCCGTCCAGCGCTCGCGGTGGCCCTCGCCGTCATCGTCGCGGCTCTGCTCGTCTCGAAAACCCGAATCCACCGCTTCGCCCGCGACATCATCACCGAGGTCGAACTGGAAGACGCGATCAAATTTCTCGTCGTCGCATTCGTGATCCTGCCGCTACTACCGGATCGCGGGCTCGGGCCGTACGGCATTCTGAATCCGGAGAAGGTCTGGCTCCTCGTCGTGTTGCTCACCGGCATCGGATGGGTGGGCTATATCGGCGTTCGAGCACTCGGCCCGGAACGTGGCTTGCTGATCACCGGTATCGCCGGCGGGTTCGTCTCGGCGACCGCGACGACGGCGTCCATGGCCCGTCTCAGCCGCACGACACCGAGCGTGCGCGCGCCGCTGGCCAGCGCTCTGCTGGCCAGCCTGGCCACCTTCGTCCAGCTGCTCGTCGTGATCGGAGTGGTCGACGCCCACGTCCTCCAGCGCCTGTGGCCACCAGTGGCCGCCGGCGCCCTCGTGCTGGTCGCGATCGCCGCCGTCGTCTACCGCGGGGCCGCGCGGCGCACCGCGGACACCGAGCCCCCGGAACACGAGGCCGGAGCGACACCCACAAGCCGTCCCTTCGCGCTGCGGCCGGCGCTGATCCTGGCCGCGGTGCTCACGCTCGCCCTGCTGGTCGGGCGATGGGGCGCCGACGTCCTCGGTGCCGGCGGCACCGTGCTCGCCGCGTTCGCCGCCGGTCTGGCCGATGCGCACGCCGGCGCGGTTGCCGCCGCCAGCCTGGCCGCCAAGGGCGATGTCACCGTCGACACCGCGCTGCTCGCGATAGCGGCCGCACTGGGCTCCAACCTGATCGTGAAGACCGTGCTTGCGTTCACCGCCGGCGGTCGTCGGTTCGGGCTCCGGTTTCTCGCCGGAATGACGCCGCCCGCCGTGGTTTTCGGCATCGTCCTGGCCCTGACGATGTCCTGA
- the hchA gene encoding glyoxalase III HchA, whose amino-acid sequence MATDHDQLSKSPTPDPAEDNAFFPSAYSLSQYTSDRTDFGGVKHEGAYTRGRWKILMIATDERYLLMDNGTMFSTGNHPVEMLLPLHHLMAAGFDVDVATITGNPVKLELWAMPGKDEAVQQTYADLKPKLKEPLNLREVIADKLGPDSDYLAVFIPGGHGVEVGIPFSPEVGQVLDWALENDKFIITLCHGPASLLAAAIGKAESPFKGYSICIFPDALDKGPNKDIGYLPGGLRLFIAEALENQGVKVVNDQMTGQVHQDRRLLTGDSPLASNNLGLLAADALVEAVSA is encoded by the coding sequence GTGGCAACCGATCACGACCAATTGAGCAAGTCCCCGACACCCGATCCGGCCGAGGACAACGCCTTCTTTCCCTCGGCGTACTCGTTGAGCCAATACACCTCGGACAGAACGGATTTCGGCGGCGTCAAACATGAGGGCGCGTATACCCGCGGCCGGTGGAAGATTCTGATGATCGCCACCGACGAGCGCTATCTGCTGATGGACAACGGCACCATGTTCTCCACCGGGAATCACCCCGTGGAAATGCTGCTGCCGCTGCACCACCTGATGGCCGCGGGCTTCGACGTCGACGTCGCCACCATCACCGGAAACCCGGTCAAGCTGGAGTTGTGGGCGATGCCGGGCAAGGACGAAGCCGTGCAGCAGACGTATGCCGACCTCAAGCCCAAGCTCAAGGAGCCGCTGAATCTGCGTGAGGTGATCGCCGACAAGCTGGGGCCCGATTCCGACTACCTCGCGGTGTTCATCCCGGGTGGCCACGGCGTCGAGGTAGGTATCCCGTTCAGTCCCGAGGTGGGGCAGGTACTCGACTGGGCATTGGAGAACGACAAGTTCATCATCACGCTCTGTCACGGGCCCGCCAGCCTGCTCGCCGCCGCGATCGGCAAGGCGGAGTCGCCGTTCAAGGGTTACAGCATCTGCATCTTCCCGGACGCACTGGACAAGGGTCCCAACAAGGACATCGGCTACCTGCCCGGCGGGCTGCGACTGTTCATCGCGGAGGCATTGGAGAACCAGGGGGTCAAGGTCGTGAACGACCAGATGACCGGCCAGGTCCATCAGGACCGAAGGCTGCTCACCGGTGACAGCCCACTGGCGTCCAACAACCTTGGTCTGCTCGCCGCGGACGCGTTGGTAGAGGCGGTGTCGGCGTAG
- a CDS encoding PucR family transcriptional regulator: MSANPTDPGRMIAARLLPRVSELAHVLVDRIQQNIEVYRSGGLVPEDDLYESCRANLEFMFRHLAHEPMLDLEAPRRTGRRRADQRVPLALVQNAFRNSFECMWQMIVTAAAETESVTDADLVGIAGEVWSFHDTFTGAMMNAFNETVAQLMLRHDQERSALVEAVLQGGMGDAKTVHDAADLLALPYQGTFAVVAADAPGLARHALPNVEPVLRARDIGSAWRLTPDLHLGIVSLRNAAGMTELVDTLRSLATSRVGVSPAFSRLDQTPQALHLARNALGAGRIGVAAVTVFDDSPVPMLVVSAPTTAAAISKQILGPILELSDSDRELLITTMAVYFEVDGSASQAAERLHCHPNTVRYRLRRIEKLAGRSFERKLDSAELYIALNALKQLPTMQAASEEQI, translated from the coding sequence GTGTCCGCCAATCCGACCGACCCAGGGCGCATGATCGCGGCACGTCTGTTGCCCCGGGTCTCGGAGCTGGCACACGTCCTGGTCGACCGCATTCAGCAGAACATCGAGGTATATCGCAGCGGGGGCCTGGTTCCCGAGGACGATCTGTACGAATCCTGCCGGGCCAACCTGGAGTTCATGTTTCGCCACCTGGCGCATGAGCCGATGCTCGACCTCGAAGCACCACGGCGCACCGGTCGACGACGCGCCGACCAGCGCGTTCCACTTGCCCTGGTGCAGAACGCATTCCGGAATTCGTTCGAGTGCATGTGGCAGATGATCGTGACCGCGGCGGCCGAGACCGAATCAGTTACCGATGCCGACCTGGTCGGCATCGCAGGCGAGGTCTGGTCGTTCCACGACACCTTCACCGGCGCAATGATGAACGCTTTCAACGAGACCGTCGCGCAGTTGATGCTGCGCCACGATCAGGAACGCTCGGCACTTGTCGAGGCGGTGTTGCAAGGCGGGATGGGCGATGCAAAAACTGTCCACGACGCCGCCGACCTGTTGGCACTTCCGTATCAGGGGACCTTCGCGGTAGTGGCGGCCGACGCTCCGGGGCTGGCTCGCCATGCCCTGCCGAACGTCGAACCCGTGCTGCGGGCCCGCGATATCGGCTCGGCGTGGCGCCTGACGCCCGACCTGCATCTCGGAATCGTTTCCCTGCGGAACGCCGCTGGAATGACCGAGCTTGTCGACACACTGCGGTCTCTCGCCACCAGCCGGGTCGGCGTCAGCCCAGCGTTCAGCCGGCTCGACCAGACTCCGCAGGCGCTGCATCTGGCCCGGAATGCGCTCGGCGCCGGACGAATCGGCGTCGCCGCGGTGACGGTTTTCGATGACAGCCCTGTGCCGATGCTGGTGGTCAGCGCGCCGACGACGGCCGCCGCGATCAGCAAGCAGATCCTCGGACCCATTCTTGAGCTGAGCGACAGCGACCGCGAGTTGCTCATCACGACCATGGCCGTCTACTTCGAGGTCGACGGATCGGCGAGCCAGGCAGCCGAGCGGCTCCACTGCCACCCGAACACCGTCCGCTACCGGTTGCGGCGAATCGAGAAGCTGGCCGGCCGCTCCTTCGAGCGGAAGCTGGATTCGGCCGAGCTGTACATCGCGCTGAACGCACTGAAGCAGCTGCCGACGATGCAGGCGGCTTCCGAAGAACAGATCTAG
- a CDS encoding cytochrome P450 encodes MTVAQAVRGTTAVLSPLLAAGQLNVAAAVRARRRGYRSWTGAVNTDYDPLDPKTAAHPHEAYAALHRGGRVHYSPQRATWILHRLDDVRAALRDTDQVTSSQGVTRIRMVADLVVVTDGPQHSRLRKQVQPAFTKGALDSWRSTIDGLAAELVGDLIAAPGSDAVQRLTVPLPLRVIAALLGVPERDIAEFRRWSDESTRLINFAPTVPGLIDAVKSMGAAMALRRYFLRHLAAGELKGSDTVLGRLLAHSSDGALSDEALFQIAILLLIAGNETTTNLLGGMLHTYALNPDQYDMIRENPDLIPQAVEEHIRYTSPIQNLYRYTRAPYRVGEVTIPTGSRVLLSFGAANRDPLAFDDPDVFRTDRNPRTHVGFGFGAHLCLGAPLARMEAHAVLRELVTRVSRISTAGPTTWSTNSSLRGPTRLPLVLHRGSAT; translated from the coding sequence ATGACAGTCGCACAGGCGGTACGTGGCACCACCGCGGTGCTTTCGCCGCTGCTGGCGGCCGGCCAGCTGAACGTCGCGGCGGCGGTGCGCGCCCGCCGCCGCGGCTACCGAAGCTGGACCGGCGCCGTCAACACCGACTATGACCCACTGGACCCGAAGACGGCCGCCCATCCGCACGAGGCGTACGCGGCCCTGCATCGGGGTGGGCGGGTGCACTACAGCCCACAGCGGGCGACGTGGATTCTGCACCGGCTCGACGACGTTCGTGCGGCGCTGCGTGACACCGACCAGGTCACCAGCAGCCAAGGGGTGACCCGGATTCGGATGGTCGCCGACCTCGTCGTCGTGACCGACGGCCCGCAGCACAGTCGGCTGCGCAAGCAGGTGCAGCCGGCCTTCACCAAAGGCGCCCTGGACAGTTGGCGCAGCACCATCGATGGGCTCGCCGCGGAGCTCGTCGGCGATCTCATCGCCGCGCCGGGATCAGACGCCGTTCAGCGACTGACGGTCCCGCTGCCGCTGCGGGTCATCGCCGCACTACTCGGCGTCCCCGAGCGTGACATCGCCGAGTTTCGCCGATGGTCGGACGAGAGCACGCGGCTGATCAACTTCGCCCCGACCGTCCCCGGCCTCATCGACGCCGTGAAATCAATGGGCGCCGCAATGGCGTTGCGCCGCTACTTCTTACGACATCTGGCGGCGGGAGAACTGAAGGGCTCGGACACGGTGCTCGGACGGCTGCTCGCCCACAGCTCCGATGGTGCCTTGTCGGACGAGGCGCTGTTCCAGATCGCGATCCTGCTGCTGATTGCCGGCAACGAGACGACCACCAATCTGCTCGGCGGGATGCTGCACACCTACGCGCTGAACCCGGATCAATACGACATGATCCGGGAGAATCCGGACCTGATCCCGCAGGCCGTCGAGGAACACATCCGGTACACCAGTCCCATTCAGAACCTCTACCGCTACACCCGCGCGCCCTACCGGGTCGGTGAGGTCACCATTCCGACGGGTTCTCGCGTCCTACTGTCCTTCGGCGCCGCGAACCGCGATCCACTCGCATTCGACGACCCCGATGTCTTCCGCACGGACCGCAACCCGCGGACCCATGTCGGATTCGGCTTCGGCGCCCATCTCTGCCTGGGCGCGCCGTTGGCGCGGATGGAGGCACACGCGGTTCTCCGCGAGCTCGTCACTCGAGTCTCGCGAATCTCGACGGCCGGGCCGACGACGTGGTCGACCAACAGTTCGCTGCGCGGACCGACGCGTCTGCCGCTCGTCCTCCATCGCGGATCGGCGACCTAG